In Halorussus halophilus, the DNA window CCCGATTTGGCCCCGATACATCGAAATCACGCCGACGTCCTCGGCATCGACCCCGTTCGAAACCAGTCGTTCGACCTCCTCGACGACCGATTCGACTTCGGCGAGATTGTAGAGCGAGTGGCCACCAGACACTCGCTTTTCCTCACCGTCGATATCGATGCCGACGAGCGGGTCGAGGTCACCTATCTGCCAGTCTCGGTTGTGGTCCGCAGTCTCCAACTCGCCGTCGTAGAACGCCTCGTTCGGAAACTCGGCGATAGCCGCGTGCATGCGATACTGCCGCCCCAACAGCACCGAAATCTCGTCGCCGTATCTGTCGAGCAGGTGTTCGAACAGCGAGACGTGAAGCTGTTCGTCCTTCATCGACTCGTCCGCACAGTACGGCGGTAGTTGCTTGTGGTCACCGGATAGTACCAACTTCTCTGCACAGTCGAGGACGATAGCGGTCGCTGGCCGACTCGCCTGTGTCGCCTCGTCCACGACACCGACGTCGAACTGATCCGTGTCGAACTGGGCGGCCCCGTTCGTCGTCGCCGCGACGACATCTGCCTCGGCGACGGACGTGTTCGCGTAGTGCTGGTTGACGACGTCGTTGTTCGAGTTCTGACCGACGCGAGCGATACGGATGCCCTCCTCGTCTCCCTCGCTTCCCTCGTCTCTCTCGCCGTCTTCGTCGTTCGAGCGAGTTGCGAAGTCGTGGAGCGTGTCCGGTTCAGGCTCGTCGAGTGTGCTATCGCCGACGAGGAGGTTGTCCACGGCCTGATTCGAGTGCGCAGTCACGAGTACGGTATCACCGTGCCAGACGGCGTGAAGTACGTACGCGGTGAGCGTGCGGGTCTTTCCGGTGCCGGGTGGACCGTGGATGCAGAGCAAGTCGTCTGCGTCGTCTGCCCACTTTAGGGCCTGCTGTTGATACTCGTTCAACTCCATCTCGACACTCGGCACCGAGAGTTCGTCACTGCCGAATCGGACGGGGCGATTTCCGGTGAGCAGGTCGCGCTTCGACTCGTTCGACTGTATTCGTTCCAGTGCGTCCGTTCGACGCTCGAACGGAACCGGATTGAGGAGGTGAGTGAGGTAGTACTCACGATGACCGTCCGTGAGCAGTTTCTCGACAGTCGAGGGGTCCCGAGGGCACGACTGGGCTGGTTTAACCGTCAGCACGCTTCCGTCTACGTGTGTCGTTCGCACGACGAGCGGAAACGCGTCTCGTTCTCCGAAAGTATCGACGAGATAGACGCTGTCGGGGTAGATTCCCTCGTCTCTGTAGAGGTTCACGTCAGCCTGTTGCCGGTCTTCTTCCGTAATTTGAAGTCGATACTGACCGAGGTCGTCTCGACGATTTACCCGCCCGAGAGAGACGAACGGCCCGACGGCGACTCCCCGATGGACGAGGGTTTCGAGGTCGTTCGACTGATGTTGGGTTCTGTTGGCTCGTCTTTCGGTCTCGCGTTCGGACTCGACGAACTCGTAGAGTTCTTCGAAGAACGACTCGCATTCCGTCTCCGAGAGCTTCGACTGCGGGTGGACTTCGGATTCCGGGAGGTCGAACTCGTCGAGTTCTTGGCTCGATTCCGGCGTCAGCTCTGGGTGCCAGTATTTGAGACGAGTGCCTATCGTCGTCTCCGTGGCGGCATCGAGGGAGACGAATCGGACGGTGCCATCGATGCCGAAACTGGTGTCGTACCAGCCGAGTTGTTCTTTGTCGGGTCGCCAGAGGACGTACTCGTCTGTCGCGACTGGTCGATTCTCCTCGTGAAGCGGGACCGCGTAGCCATCTCGATTCGAGGGGGTCTCTCGAACAGTTCGTGCCGCCCGGTCGAGTGCCGTCTGCAACACAGTCGGGGAGATGTTTCGCTCGTATCGCGTCGTCTCGCCGAGAGTTCCACTCGCGCGAAAGAGCGTCTGGTCGCGCACGCTCCAGTTTCGGGAAAGTTCTCCGACTTCTTTCTCGGGTGTCGTATTCGAGTCCGGAGTCATCGCTTGCTCGCGCTCGTGCTGTCAAACGGCAACCGTTCTACACCGTCGGACTGATAGACGGCGGGTATCGAGGCAGGAGTCATGGGCGGGGATGGTGTCGAGTCAATAGAATATCGGGAATATAGGGGCTTCGTTTCAGCAGCCGACTGTTCCAAAGTGACAAAACTGATGACAGAGAGCGAGAAAGGCCCAGTCGATGCCCTCCTATTCGCGCCGCCAAGCGCTGAAAACTCTCCCCGCGCTGGCTGTCGGTCTCTCCGGTTGCAGTATGCTCTCTCAAGACGACGAGGGAAAACTGCCGATGCAGACCGCGTGGCACTACAGAATCGACGAACCAACCCACGGTCTTCGGCCTGCGGATGGGCCACTGCTCGTCGGGTCTCGAAGTCCGTTCAGGGATGGAACAGTTCTGACCGCGATTGATGCAGAGACCGGAGACGAACGATGGACCGTATCCGGTGCGAAAGGTCGCGGTTCTCCCGTCGGTGCCGACGACGAGTACGCCTACGTCTTCTCCAAAGCCGAAGAGATGTTCGCCGTCGATTACGCCACTGGCGAGACAGTTTGGGAGAAACCAATCGACCACGTAGATTACGCAGACCCCGGTGTCGTAGAGTACGCGCCGATTCCACTCGACGATAGCGTCGTCGTTCCGGTCTCGGGAACCGAAAACGACGCCCCCGACAGACTCGTCGGATTCGACCGGGAAAGCGGTGCCCACCGATTCACCTACGACCTTCCGGCATCGCTCGCGGGCGCACCTGCCAGAGACGGACGTGGCGTAATCGTTCCCTTGCTCGATGGCACGCTCCGGCGCATGAACTCCGAGGGAACGGAGCAGTGGCGTCTCGACGTTGGTGCGACACTGTCCGCTGTCGCCGTCAACGATGGGACGGCGTACGTCGGTAGTGCAACCGAACAGTTACTCGCGTTCGATGCTGAGAGCGGTGAACGACGATGGTCGGGGTCGCTCGAGAATACCGTGTTCACTCGGCCACTCGTCACCGACGACACGGTGTACGTCGGAGCGGCAGATTACTACCTCTACGCGTTCGACCGGGTGACCGGTAGACGGCGCTGGCGGACCGAGACGGCCAACGCGATAACGAGCGGTCCGACGATGGCCGGTGGAAAACTGGTGACGTTGGTCGGCGGGAACCCACGCCAGCGTGGAGACAGCGGCACGGTTCCGTTCTCACCGACCGCCCTCTACGTCCACGATATGAAGGGAGCCCTCGTCAACGAGTACCGATTCGACGGCTATCTCGAAGGAGGCCAAGTTCGATGGGGCGCAGTAATCGGTGACGGCGTTTACCTCGGACAGGGTTGGCAACTAGCGCGACTCGACGAGGAGGTGTTGTCGAATGAGTGACCGTCCTACTGGAGTATCTCGCCGCGACGTTCTCGGCGGACTGACGACGATTGGGGCGCTCTCGATTGCTGGCTGTAGTTCGCTTCCAGTCGGCGGGTCGAACAGTACTGCACCAGTGTGGCGACAGGACATTCCGGATGCGAGTACTGCCAGCCCACTCGCAGTTGCTAACGGCCAGCTTATCGTCGGCGCACAAGACAAGGCACTACACGGGTTCGATGCTCGTGGTGGCGAGCGGTCGTTCAGATTCGAGACGGGTGGGCCTATCGAGGCACAGCCAGCCGTCCCGGAACAGGGTGGTCCTTATCACGTCCACAGCACTGATGGCGACCTCTACGCTGTCAGTCCTGCAGGGAGTCGTCTCTGGCAGAGCGAGGGAGTACACGAGCGCGGAATGATAGCGCGCTCTGGGTCACTGCTCGTCGCACTCGACCCCTCCGGTGACCATCGAACGATTCGTGGACTCGACGCGAAGTCGGGCGACGAGCGGTTCGAACGGGCGGTCAATACGTACCGACTGACCGGGTTCACAGACGAACTGCTCGTCGTGCCGGTGCCGACGAGCGCGGACCAAGTTCGGGTCGCTGCGCTCTCCAAACGTGATGGAAGCGTTCAGTGGCAGACAGACGCGCAGTCGTACTACCCGAGTATCGTACCCACCGGCGAGATTGTTCTCACCGTCCAGAAATCTACCGTGACGGCACGGGAACCGAGCGACGGGAGCGTTCGATGGCAGACGGAAGTCGGCGAAATGGACTCGTATCGTCCGCCTGCACTCGGCGAACAGGTCTATCTTCGAAGCCATCCTCCGAACTCGGATTCGGAAGTCGTCGCGCTCGACCGAAACTCTGGAAAAATCGAGTGGCGTCGCTCCAGTGGCTACCAAATCGAGTGGGTCGAACCGACTCCCGACGGAGTGTTCGTCGGGAGCGAAGTAAACGACCCGGACGGAGGTATACTGGCCCGAGTCGATTGTTTCGAACTCGACGGGAGCCGCCGATGGAAGACAGTCACCGAGGCACCGACTATGGAAGAACTGGTCGTGTTCGAGAATCTCGTCGTCTGCTCGGCTGAGCGAGAGCTCGTCGCAGTTGAGCGCGACACGGGCGAAACACGTTGGCGCTACGAACCCGAATCGTACAGTCGTCTCAGTCTGGCGACTCACGACGATTCTCTCTTCGTTTCCTACATCGACGATGGGGCAGTCGCGCAACTGCCGACGGAATAGCTCGCTGTAGTGAACAGCTCCACAAACCACACAAGAAATACATGACTGAGGAAACGACGACGGAGCAACGGACGCTCACCGGCGACCCGACGACGTCGCTAGTTAATCAGAAGCATACTGACGAGTTCGACGTGGACATCGGTCGGTCGAACCACGGTCGGAACAACATCGAGAACACCGACGTCGGCACGCCCGGTTGGCTCGGGAATCCGTATTCGGTATCAGATGGGTATTCTCGCTCGGAGGCTATCGAAAAGTACCGTACTTCGTTCTGCGAGCGATTGGAAGACGACGAGTTCCGGGAAGCGGTGGAGGAACTTCGCGGGAAGACGCTCGCCTGTTGGTGTGTCGCCTCGCCACAGCAAACTGCTTCAGAACCGTTCGAGACGTGCCACGGAGAGGTGATTCTCGCGTATCTGCAAGGGGAGGTAGCTGGACTGGAGGACTAATCCCGTCATCGAACACGTATATCGTTCAGCCAACTGGCTACCGCACTACCATACCGCTCAACCAACTGGCCACTGCACTACCGAACGACGGCCACTGCTGTCACGAGCCAATATTACAACCTACCGTTACAATTACTCCATACAAACAAGCGTTACAAACGATTGTTTCATACACGACAACTGCTATATCGAACCCTCGCGTAGTGAGGGTTCGAGACGGAGGTTCGACGCCGCAACCGCACTCTGTCGGATATCGGGGTCCAATCCCAGAATGGCAAAACTGTTTTCACCGCAATTTGCGTATCTTCTCCACGAATGACTGACGAGTCAGTGGACGAACCGACTCCGGTGAACGCAACGGAAGCGGACCCCGAGCGTCGGAGCAAGGTCGGCCGAATCATCGCAGAGCGGACCCTCGAAGGGATGGGCGAGGAACTAGAGCGTCGGTGGACTGGCGAGGGCCGCGAGCAGTCAAGTCTCCGCGAACTCGCGGACTACTTCAACCAGCGCGTCCTCCGAGAGACGCTGGACGCCCAGAACGTCGAAGTGCTGGACGGCGAAGTCGAGAACTTCTACGAACTGCTCACCGGTGACGACGTCTCGGGTGGGATGCGAGTACAGACTGAACGACGACTCGAACGGGACGGCATCGACGTAGACCGACTCAAGAACGACTTCGTCTCTCACCAAGCTATCCACACGTACCTGCGCAAGTACAGGGGTGCAGAGGCAACGTCGAACGATTCAGAAGACAAGGTCGAGGAAACCCGCACTACGATTCAACAACTTCGGAGTCGTGTGCAGGCGGTCACGGAGACGTCACTCGACGCACTCCGAACGGCAAACGAGCTACGTATCGGGCGTTTCGACGTGTACGTCGATGTCCGCGTCACGTGCAACGACTGCCAGTCACAGTACTCCGTCGGGGACCTCCTCGACCGCGGCCGTTGCCAGTGCGAGTAGTTCCGCAGTTTCTCTAGCCGACGTACCGGCAGTCCGTACTGCTGTACCGGCAGTCGCTCTCGACGTACCGCCTGCTGACCACCCATACCGATAGTAGGAAAGGACTTATGCCGCCCGTAACCGAAATCTCCGTGTATGAATTCTACGAGTGAACTGCTGACCACAGCCACTCTCTCCGTCGAGAACGTCGGCGGCATCGACCAGACAGAGCTGACGCTCGACCACGGAGTGAACGTCCTCACCGGTCGAAACGCCACGAACCGAACCTCGACGCTTCAGGCACTCATGGCGGCACTGGGGAGCGACAAGGCGAGTCTCAAGGCCGACGCAGAAACGGGCCACGTGGAACTGACGATAGGCGACGACACGTACACGCGGGCGCTGACCCGGACGAACGGCGACGTTGCGATGTCCGGGGACCCACTACTCGACGACGCCGCACTCGCGGACCTCTACGCGTTTCTGCTCGAAAACAACGAGGCGCGGCGCGCAGTCGCCCGCAGCGACGACCTGCGCGACGTCATCATGCGCCCCGTCGATATCGATGAGATACAGGCGGACATCGACCGACTCGAACAGGAGAAACGCCGACTCGACGACGAACTCCAGGAACTCTCGACCCTCGAACAGCGACTCCCCGAACTGGTCGAAGAGGAGACGCGCTTAGAACAGGAACTCGAAGAGACGCGGGAAGAACTCGAAGCCAAGAAGGAGGAGATAGACGCCTCGAACGCCGACGTCGAGGAGACGCGCGAGGAGAAAGAAGACCTCGAATCGAAACTGGAGGAACTCCAAGACGTTCGACTGTCGTTGGAAGACACCCGATACGACATCGAGACCGACCAGGAGAGCATCAAGCGACTCCGTGAGGAACTCGGGGAGTACCGGGAGAAGCGCGAAGAACTCCCCGAGGCGTCTGAACAGCGCGTAGACGAACTCGATTCGGAAATCGAACGACTCCGTCGGCGGAAACAGTCCCTCGAATCCGACATCTCGGAACTACAGAGCATCATCCAGTTCAACCGGGACATGCTCGACGACTACGAGTCGGACGTTCTCGGAACGCTCGACGAAGACGAAGGGTCGGACGACGACGCGCTGACTGACCAACTGCTCGCGGACCAACAGGAGGTCACGTGTTGGACGTGCGGGAGCAACGTCCAGCGCGACCAGATAGACGCGATGACCGAGCGAATCCGCGAGTTCCAAACCGAGAAGCGCGACGAGCTCAGGAACATCGACGACCAAATATCGGAACTCGCGACCGAACGCGACGAACTGAACGACCGTCTAGAGAGCCGCGAACGACTGGCGCGACAAGTCGAGCAGACTGAGTCCGAGATTACGGAGCGCGAGGAGAAGATCGAGTCACTTCGAGCCGAACGCGACGAACTGGAGTCGAAGCTCACGACGCTCAACGACGAAGTCGAGTCGCTGCGGAGCGAAGACTACGACGAGATTCTAGACCTCCACCGCGAGGCGAACCAACTCGAATTCGAGTGCGACAGCCTGAGCGACGACCTCTCGGAGGTGCGCGAGGAGATGGCTCGCATCGAGCAGGAACTCGACGAACGAGAGGCACTCGAATCCGAACGCGACCAGATCAAAGACGACCTCGAAGAGCTTCGGACGCGCGTCTCTCGAATCGAACAGGAGGCAGTCGAAGCGTTCAACCAGCACATGGCGGAGTTGCTCGACGTCCTCGACTACTCGAACCTCGACCGCATCTGGCTGGAACGCACCGAGACGGAAGTCCGGGAGGGGCGACGCAAAGTCTCGAAATCGACCTTCGACCTGCACATCGTGCGGAGTACAGAGTCTGGCACCGCCTACGAGGACACGATAGACCACTTGAGCGAGAGCGAGCGCGAAGTGACCGG includes these proteins:
- a CDS encoding AAA domain-containing protein — protein: MTPDSNTTPEKEVGELSRNWSVRDQTLFRASGTLGETTRYERNISPTVLQTALDRAARTVRETPSNRDGYAVPLHEENRPVATDEYVLWRPDKEQLGWYDTSFGIDGTVRFVSLDAATETTIGTRLKYWHPELTPESSQELDEFDLPESEVHPQSKLSETECESFFEELYEFVESERETERRANRTQHQSNDLETLVHRGVAVGPFVSLGRVNRRDDLGQYRLQITEEDRQQADVNLYRDEGIYPDSVYLVDTFGERDAFPLVVRTTHVDGSVLTVKPAQSCPRDPSTVEKLLTDGHREYYLTHLLNPVPFERRTDALERIQSNESKRDLLTGNRPVRFGSDELSVPSVEMELNEYQQQALKWADDADDLLCIHGPPGTGKTRTLTAYVLHAVWHGDTVLVTAHSNQAVDNLLVGDSTLDEPEPDTLHDFATRSNDEDGERDEGSEGDEEGIRIARVGQNSNNDVVNQHYANTSVAEADVVAATTNGAAQFDTDQFDVGVVDEATQASRPATAIVLDCAEKLVLSGDHKQLPPYCADESMKDEQLHVSLFEHLLDRYGDEISVLLGRQYRMHAAIAEFPNEAFYDGELETADHNRDWQIGDLDPLVGIDIDGEEKRVSGGHSLYNLAEVESVVEEVERLVSNGVDAEDVGVISMYRGQIGKIRSRLRETGIDGIGGVTVDTVDSFQGGEREAIVVSFVRSNDEGRSGFLEFGDEGARRLNVALTRARKRLVLVGDWETLSAVAPNRTAENSCAELYDELSEQLAREGRLVDSR
- a CDS encoding outer membrane protein assembly factor BamB family protein, with translation MPSYSRRQALKTLPALAVGLSGCSMLSQDDEGKLPMQTAWHYRIDEPTHGLRPADGPLLVGSRSPFRDGTVLTAIDAETGDERWTVSGAKGRGSPVGADDEYAYVFSKAEEMFAVDYATGETVWEKPIDHVDYADPGVVEYAPIPLDDSVVVPVSGTENDAPDRLVGFDRESGAHRFTYDLPASLAGAPARDGRGVIVPLLDGTLRRMNSEGTEQWRLDVGATLSAVAVNDGTAYVGSATEQLLAFDAESGERRWSGSLENTVFTRPLVTDDTVYVGAADYYLYAFDRVTGRRRWRTETANAITSGPTMAGGKLVTLVGGNPRQRGDSGTVPFSPTALYVHDMKGALVNEYRFDGYLEGGQVRWGAVIGDGVYLGQGWQLARLDEEVLSNE
- a CDS encoding PQQ-like beta-propeller repeat protein, whose amino-acid sequence is MSDRPTGVSRRDVLGGLTTIGALSIAGCSSLPVGGSNSTAPVWRQDIPDASTASPLAVANGQLIVGAQDKALHGFDARGGERSFRFETGGPIEAQPAVPEQGGPYHVHSTDGDLYAVSPAGSRLWQSEGVHERGMIARSGSLLVALDPSGDHRTIRGLDAKSGDERFERAVNTYRLTGFTDELLVVPVPTSADQVRVAALSKRDGSVQWQTDAQSYYPSIVPTGEIVLTVQKSTVTAREPSDGSVRWQTEVGEMDSYRPPALGEQVYLRSHPPNSDSEVVALDRNSGKIEWRRSSGYQIEWVEPTPDGVFVGSEVNDPDGGILARVDCFELDGSRRWKTVTEAPTMEELVVFENLVVCSAERELVAVERDTGETRWRYEPESYSRLSLATHDDSLFVSYIDDGAVAQLPTE
- a CDS encoding DUF4326 domain-containing protein, whose translation is MTEETTTEQRTLTGDPTTSLVNQKHTDEFDVDIGRSNHGRNNIENTDVGTPGWLGNPYSVSDGYSRSEAIEKYRTSFCERLEDDEFREAVEELRGKTLACWCVASPQQTASEPFETCHGEVILAYLQGEVAGLED
- the rdfA gene encoding rod-determining factor RdfA, coding for MTDESVDEPTPVNATEADPERRSKVGRIIAERTLEGMGEELERRWTGEGREQSSLRELADYFNQRVLRETLDAQNVEVLDGEVENFYELLTGDDVSGGMRVQTERRLERDGIDVDRLKNDFVSHQAIHTYLRKYRGAEATSNDSEDKVEETRTTIQQLRSRVQAVTETSLDALRTANELRIGRFDVYVDVRVTCNDCQSQYSVGDLLDRGRCQCE
- a CDS encoding archaea-specific SMC-related protein, with translation MNSTSELLTTATLSVENVGGIDQTELTLDHGVNVLTGRNATNRTSTLQALMAALGSDKASLKADAETGHVELTIGDDTYTRALTRTNGDVAMSGDPLLDDAALADLYAFLLENNEARRAVARSDDLRDVIMRPVDIDEIQADIDRLEQEKRRLDDELQELSTLEQRLPELVEEETRLEQELEETREELEAKKEEIDASNADVEETREEKEDLESKLEELQDVRLSLEDTRYDIETDQESIKRLREELGEYREKREELPEASEQRVDELDSEIERLRRRKQSLESDISELQSIIQFNRDMLDDYESDVLGTLDEDEGSDDDALTDQLLADQQEVTCWTCGSNVQRDQIDAMTERIREFQTEKRDELRNIDDQISELATERDELNDRLESRERLARQVEQTESEITEREEKIESLRAERDELESKLTTLNDEVESLRSEDYDEILDLHREANQLEFECDSLSDDLSEVREEMARIEQELDEREALESERDQIKDDLEELRTRVSRIEQEAVEAFNQHMAELLDVLDYSNLDRIWLERTETEVREGRRKVSKSTFDLHIVRSTESGTAYEDTIDHLSESEREVTGLVFALAGFLVHDVHEQVPFMLLDSLEAIDSGRIASLVEYFESYVDYMVVALLPEDASALTDEYERITDI